The segment gtaatattaccaataaaattgataaaaaaagtataagatTTAACCTCATCGTAAATTTCATatgagttaaaattttttaaacaaaggaaaaaaaattttttttttaaagataaattattattattgaaatttttttaggggAGCgtcatcaaatttattatgtgaCTTTTTTTGGATCGTTGaatagaaattttcttttttatttttatatattttttttattttatttttatctttatttctttttttatacaaatgttactgaaattttcttatcggtagttaaaaaaaattattataaaatacaatcaattttgatggaaaaataaatatataatttcttacaTTATGAATagtagataaaaataaaaatatacataatctataatctaactttttttattattcgttACGTTACAATGAATGTAATACGGATTCAGCCGAGATTTTACAAGggtaggaaaaaaaaattttttttcattttttttttatgcataaaAATGTAGTAACATTCAATgcaatacttttttttattgcattaCATATACATTTGATTATCTCTTTACCGAATATACTAAACAAATAAGAACATccattcaaaattttagaaatttctaaatttataaaacgGGTAAACTTTTTGGCTGTCCATTAACAAGTTTGtcgtacaaaaatttttatccgttACATGCATAAAAGAAGCgttaatattgttcgattatttgtttgaatacaaagtttattattaccataatagttatttaacatttttagattctttgaatcatttttttttttagtttatcatAACGGagtcaaataattttatccgAAATTTCTTTCgccttttttgttattattttgaacGGACCGTCCGGATTACCAAATTAAGTTGATTCAATTGTACGACTATTTTTGGTGTAGTGCAaagttgtattttaattttctccAATGATAAGAAACTTATTACGGAAGACAAAAGTGCTGAGTTCACAGTCCGcgaatttgataataaaatttaaaaggttCATTGACCTTAATCACACTCGTACGCATgcatatttacatatttttttttttttttttagtaattagatgaaatcaaagaaatatttattaatataaattcctCCTCCTttcgaaaaaatatataaagggTGAATTCCACTCTCTCCAATTCCTCAcgataataaaagtaataataaaatactttatcacgtctttttttccttttaaatttttaaatcaaaaaaaaaaatgaaatatcatacattattatttttagttctCTTATACCTTATTGCCGTTTCGTCAGCTGCTCCAAATGGTAGTAAATTATTACCCAGAGCATTTGAAAAACGAAATCAATGTAGTTGCAGATTCGTGGTCGCAGATTTCAATCATGGTTCAAGTAGGGGTATCGTGACCTTTGCTCAAGACGAAAGAGGTGATACCGAAGTCGCAGGAATTTTCAGCAAGGGTTTCGATGATGAGCACGCAAGTTATGGACTTAAAATTGTTGACGAATGCCGTAATGTCCTCTTTGATCTTACGGATGGGTTAAATATAACACCAGACGGTTCTGGTGGTACCAAATCTTTTAGGCATAAATTTAGTGAATTTAGTGTTGACTGCGACAGCAATGGTattcttaccaaaaaaattcataattccaAACGTACTTGTCATAGCAATAAAATTAGGAAACGTCTTCCTAATGAAGCGATGACTACTCAGAATGGTCAAGGCATGGATTATACAGGGATCTTTTAAATGATACTgcatattacatttttttttaaatttcaaaaaaatatattagttaatattagttatattttcAGCACAACGTGCAGGTAATCAAATAGGTTGTTCGACCCCATAATAGATTATTCGagatttcatttaattctttgattttttgtaaaacgtcatttttttttttggtcgcAAAACAAAAATGCgaggcgttttttttttgtaaaattatttttgtaattttgtatcttttttttaaataacataataaattaataaacatgtattttaaaaataaatattattataaattttaaactgaATATATTGTTCTGCGCTTAATTGTGTTACATTTACGATTTGGAATGAAAACTTAGAACCTGACCATTTCGTAAAAAACGACATGagtcaaattattaaaaattttacatctataatatattatctatgatattttatgaagaaaataggcatttttttcatgatgtttttcttttgataaacGGTTTACTACTgtccaatatttttaattacaatttgcaaaatatttctaatatttctaactAGAAATCGGAGTTAAATTTGTACAAATtggaaattttcttataaagtATCACGAATTCACAAGAACtggtaaattatattaatttaaagaataaaaatggaaaatttatgttaaatagTTTTAACTCCGTTATATTTGTATTGTacagataatattaaaaaacataaaatataaaattagtactattatattctatttatGGATCATTCGTCAcattatgttttttatttattgatgatAATCAAAAGTTCatactgaaaaaaataaattctcgATCATTTCCTATTTACCTATTATATATGACGCTTTTGGTTAATActtatgtaaatattgtaatatttcctATTTACCTATTGTATATGACGCTTTTGGTTAATACTTATGTTACCAACTTTAACATTATCCATATTTGTATCTATTGAATGAATTATTTGTGTAGTTTATCGGCGTACTACACATTGTCGATTacacaaaaatgaaaatgtctCAACCCATTGTTCCACAATGAGTGACGACAATATGTATCATATGACGACTGATTTATGCAGTACATACTGTATATGACTTTAACATACTTCCTCCATGATacgaaaaaaactttttaaattccAAGTTTACTTTTGGACTACTACAGATTTCTGAACAAACTATAACATTCTTGCACATTTCCAGAAATCTCTTAGACATTCTCTGGCGTGATGTTTTAAATGAAGTCGTTATCCTAGGCACAGTccatgaataatttattaaaaaaacgtgaCATTTGTTTCACAATCCTTGCGTTACAAGATCATCTCATCTTATAGGcctgaagtaaaaaaaaaaaatacgttcAAATAAACGACGCAAAGTTCAATGGTCTTTTAGATTCTTATGAGTTTTTGATATAGATaacaatttcataataaatatttttttttgtttttcaaaagttttaaTGCGTGGTAAAGTTGTAAGCATTTATTATCAATAGTAATAcaatagtaatataaaataataaaaataacaagaaaaaaagaaaaaattttttctataaaaaatttgtcacATATTATTATGTGTTCGTTTTaacttcttctttttctttctcagATTGCCAGGTTTGAGATTTTAGC is part of the Rhizophagus irregularis chromosome 2, complete sequence genome and harbors:
- a CDS encoding uncharacterized protein (SECRETED:cutsite_SSA-AP; SECRETED:prob_0.7994); SECRETED:SignalP(1-20), producing the protein MKYHTLLFLVLLYLIAVSSAAPNGSKLLPRAFEKRNQCSCRFVVADFNHGSSRGIVTFAQDERGDTEVAGIFSKGFDDEHASYGLKIVDECRNVLFDLTDGLNITPDGSGGTKSFRHKFSEFSVDCDSNGILTKKIHNSKRTCHSNKIRKRLPNEAMTTQNGQGMDYTGIF